The Vulpes vulpes isolate BD-2025 chromosome 8, VulVul3, whole genome shotgun sequence genome has a window encoding:
- the LOC140600061 gene encoding STAGA complex 65 subunit gamma, with amino-acid sequence MLRYWGEIPISSSQTNRSSFDLLPREFRLVEVHDPPLHQPSANKPKPPTMLDIPSEPCSLTIHTIQLIQHNRRLRNLIATAQAQSQQQTEGVKTEESEPLPSCPGSPPLPDDLLPMDCKNPNAPFQIRHSDPESDFYRGKGEPVTELSWHSCRQLLYQAVATILAHAGFECANESVLETLTDVAHEYCLKFTKLLRFAVDREARLGQTPFPDVMEQVFHEVGIGSVLSLQKFWQHRIKDYHSYMLQISKQLSEEYERIVNPEKATEDTKPVKIKEEPVSDITFPVSEELEADLASGDQSLPMGVLGAQSERFPSNLEVEASPQASSTEVNASPLWNLAHVKMEPQESEEGNVSGHGVLGSDVFEEPMSGMSEAGIPQSPDDSDSSYGSHSTDSLMGSSPVFNQRCKKRMRKI; translated from the exons ATGTTGAGATACTGGGGAGAGATACCCATCTCATCAAGCCAGACCAACAGAAGTTCTTTTGATTTGCTCCCACGGGAGTTCCGTCTAGTGGAAGTCCATGACCCACCACTGCACCAGCCCTCAGCCAACAAGCCCAAGCCCCCTACAATGTTGGACATCCCCTCAGAGCCATGCAGCCTCACCATCCATACTATTCAGCTGATCCAGCACAACCGACGTCTGCGCAATCTCATAGCCACAGCTCAGGCCCAGAGTCAGCAACAGACAGAAGGTGTAAAGACCGAAGAGAGTGAACCTCTTCCCTCTTGCCCTGGGTCACCTCCTCTTCCTGATGACCTCCTGCCTATGGATTGTAAGAATCCCAATGCACCATTCCAGATCCGGCACAGTGACCCAGAGAGTGACTTTTATCG CGGGAAAGGGGAACCGGTGACTGAACTCAGCTGGCACTCCTGCCGGCAGCTTCTCTACCAGGCAGTGGCCACAATCCTGGCCCATGCAGGCTTTGAGTGTGCTAATGAAAGTGTCCTGGAGACCCTTACTGATGTGGCACATGAATATTGCCTTAAATTCACCAAGTTGCTGCGCTTCGCTGTGGATCGGGAAGCCCGGCTGGGGCAGACTCCTTTCCCTGACGTTATGGAGCAAGTATTCCATGAAGTGGGCATTGGCAGTGTGCTCTCCCTCCAGAAGTTCTGGCAGCACCGAATCAAGGACTATCACAGTTACATGCTACAG ATTAGTAAGCAACTATCTGAGGAGTATGAAAGGATTGTCAACCCTGAGAAGGCCACAGAGGACACTAAGCCTGTAAAGATCAAGGAAGAACCTGTGAGCGACATCACATTCCCTGTCAGTGAGGAACTGGAGGCTGACCTTGCTTCTGGAGACCAGTCACTGCCCATGGGAGTCCTCGGGGCTCAGAGTGAGCGCTTCCCATCTAACCTGGAAGTTGAGGCTTCACCACAGGCTTCAA GCACAGAGGTAAATGCTTCCCCTCTTTGGAATCTGGCCCATGTGAAAATGGAGCCCCAAGAGAGTGAAGAAGGCAATGTGTCTGGGCATGGCGTGCTGGGCAGTGATGTCTTCGAGGAGCCCATGTCCGGGATGAGTGAAGCTGGGATCCCTCAGAGTCCTGATGACTCAGACAGCAGCTACGGTTCCCACTCCACTGATAGCCTCATGGGGTCCTCCCCTGTTTTCAACCAGCGCTGCAAGAAGAGgatgaggaaaatataa